One genomic region from Marinobacter szutsaonensis encodes:
- a CDS encoding amino acid ABC transporter ATP-binding protein, protein MHKWYGDFHVLQDLNLTVRQGERIVICGPSGSGKSTFIRCINRLEEHQQGKIIVDDVELTDDVRQIDTVRREVGMVFQHFNLFPHLTVLENCCLSPIWVRKIPRKEAEATAMEYLERVKIPDQANKYPGQLSGGQQQRVAIARALCMKPKIMLFDEPTSALDPEMIKEVLDVMIELAGSGMTMICVTHEMGFAKTVADRVIFMDGGEIVEEAPPHEFFSNPREPRTQKFLQQILQH, encoded by the coding sequence ATGCACAAATGGTACGGTGATTTTCATGTCCTACAGGATCTGAATCTGACGGTCAGACAGGGGGAGCGTATTGTCATCTGCGGACCATCCGGTTCCGGAAAATCGACGTTCATACGCTGCATCAATCGTCTCGAAGAGCACCAGCAGGGCAAGATCATCGTTGATGATGTGGAACTGACTGACGATGTCCGCCAGATCGACACCGTTCGGCGGGAAGTCGGCATGGTTTTCCAGCACTTCAACCTGTTCCCGCACCTGACGGTGCTCGAGAACTGCTGCCTGTCTCCGATCTGGGTGCGGAAAATTCCCCGCAAGGAGGCCGAGGCCACCGCGATGGAATACCTTGAGCGGGTAAAAATCCCCGATCAGGCCAACAAGTACCCGGGGCAGTTGTCCGGGGGCCAGCAGCAACGGGTGGCCATTGCTCGCGCGCTATGCATGAAACCCAAAATTATGCTGTTTGATGAGCCGACCTCCGCACTGGACCCTGAAATGATCAAGGAAGTGCTCGACGTCATGATCGAACTGGCCGGTAGCGGCATGACCATGATTTGCGTTACCCATGAAATGGGCTTTGCCAAGACCGTTGCCGATCGGGTTATTTTCATGGATGGAGGAGAGATTGTGGAGGAGGCACCGCCTCACGAATTCTTCAGCAACCCCAGGGAGCCCAGAACCCAGAAATTCCTCCAGCAGATACTGCAGCACTGA
- a CDS encoding amino acid ABC transporter permease, with product MAESTMKPPKKTLGPISWMRQHLFSTWYNSLLTLLVGYLIVTSVGPLLNWVFLDANFKGSEPGDCTGAGACWLFVSQRLNFFIYGFYPDELQWRVDAMFLLLAVAFVPQFIERFPGRKWLGLFGITGLPIIGYFLIPGGLLGLEPVESTKWGGLMLTLILAYIGILASLPIGILLALGRRSDMPIIRGLCVVFIEVWRAVPLITVLFMASVMLPLFLPDGMNFEKLLRALIGITLWQSAYMAEVIRGGLQAIPRGQYEAASALGLGYWKKMGLIILPQALKFVIPGIVNTFISLFKDTTLVLIIGLFDVLGTVQSTVTDPAWQNVAVEGYVFVAFCFWVFCFGISRYSQNLERKLDTGHKT from the coding sequence ATGGCTGAGTCAACAATGAAACCACCCAAAAAAACGCTCGGTCCGATTTCCTGGATGCGTCAGCATCTTTTTTCAACCTGGTATAACTCTCTGCTGACCCTGTTGGTCGGTTACCTGATTGTGACCAGTGTCGGACCGTTGCTGAACTGGGTTTTTCTGGATGCCAATTTCAAAGGCAGCGAGCCCGGCGACTGCACCGGGGCGGGCGCTTGCTGGCTGTTTGTCAGTCAGCGTCTGAATTTCTTCATCTACGGATTTTATCCGGACGAACTGCAATGGCGAGTGGATGCGATGTTCCTGCTGCTAGCCGTTGCCTTTGTACCCCAGTTCATTGAGCGCTTTCCGGGCCGGAAATGGCTGGGGCTGTTCGGAATTACCGGGCTGCCAATCATTGGCTACTTCCTGATTCCGGGTGGCCTGCTGGGACTGGAGCCGGTCGAAAGCACCAAGTGGGGTGGCCTGATGCTCACCCTCATCCTTGCTTACATCGGGATCCTGGCCTCACTGCCGATCGGGATTCTGCTGGCGCTGGGGCGTCGGTCCGACATGCCGATTATCCGCGGCCTGTGTGTGGTGTTCATCGAAGTCTGGCGGGCGGTTCCGCTCATCACCGTACTTTTCATGGCCTCGGTCATGCTGCCGCTGTTCCTGCCGGACGGCATGAACTTTGAAAAACTGCTCCGAGCCTTGATCGGGATTACGCTCTGGCAATCGGCCTACATGGCAGAAGTCATTCGTGGCGGTCTGCAGGCAATCCCACGGGGGCAGTACGAGGCAGCCAGTGCACTGGGTCTGGGCTATTGGAAAAAAATGGGCCTGATTATTCTGCCGCAGGCACTGAAATTCGTTATTCCGGGCATCGTGAACACTTTCATTTCACTGTTCAAGGACACCACGCTGGTGCTGATCATCGGGCTGTTCGATGTGCTTGGCACCGTTCAGTCCACAGTGACAGACCCGGCCTGGCAGAACGTTGCGGTGGAGGGGTATGTCTTCGTCGCCTTCTGTTTCTGGGTCTTCTGCTTCGGTATATCCCGTTACAGCCAGAACCTCGAACGTAAACTCGATACCGGTCACAAAACCTGA
- a CDS encoding amino acid ABC transporter permease, with translation MKKQTTQSSPAGPRPWYDPRVRSIFFQIVAIALVAWGGWTLVDNTLSNMESRGISTGFGFLDESAGFAIIMHLVPYDATMSYGRTFWVGLTNTLLVSAMGIVAATILGFIIGVARLSNNWLVAKISLVYIEVIRNIPLLLQIFFWYFAVLSNLPSPRQSVDVGGAVFLNNRGLYLPEPLTQDGFGLVWAAIIIAIAAVAGLKTWARKRQLATGEIFPTFKVGAAIMVLLPVVAYASAGQPLEWDIPALKGFNFGGGITLIPELAALWIALSLYTASFIAEIVRSGILSVSKGQTEAAKALGLPNGLSLRLVVIPQAMRVIIPPLTSQYLNLVKNSSLATAIGYPDLVAVFMGTTLNQTGQAVEVVAITMAVYLTISLLISLFMNIYNRAVAIKER, from the coding sequence ATGAAAAAACAAACGACACAATCGAGTCCGGCCGGGCCCAGGCCCTGGTACGACCCACGGGTTCGATCCATTTTTTTCCAGATTGTCGCCATTGCTCTTGTCGCCTGGGGTGGCTGGACGCTTGTCGACAATACGCTCTCCAACATGGAGAGCCGGGGAATCAGCACTGGTTTCGGATTCCTCGACGAATCCGCAGGCTTTGCCATCATCATGCACTTGGTGCCTTATGACGCGACGATGTCATACGGGCGCACCTTTTGGGTAGGGCTTACCAACACCCTGTTGGTCTCCGCCATGGGAATCGTAGCGGCGACAATTCTTGGCTTCATTATTGGTGTCGCCCGGCTATCCAATAACTGGCTGGTAGCCAAGATCTCTCTGGTGTATATCGAAGTCATTCGTAACATCCCGCTGCTGCTACAGATCTTTTTCTGGTACTTCGCGGTCCTCAGCAACCTTCCGTCACCTCGTCAGAGTGTTGATGTGGGTGGCGCTGTGTTCCTGAACAACCGGGGGCTGTATCTGCCGGAACCATTGACGCAGGACGGCTTCGGACTCGTCTGGGCTGCCATTATCATAGCGATTGCGGCGGTGGCCGGGCTGAAAACCTGGGCCAGGAAACGTCAGTTGGCCACCGGCGAGATATTCCCCACGTTCAAGGTCGGCGCCGCCATAATGGTGTTGCTGCCGGTTGTGGCATACGCCAGCGCCGGTCAGCCTCTGGAATGGGACATCCCGGCCCTGAAGGGTTTCAACTTCGGCGGTGGTATTACGCTGATTCCAGAGTTGGCGGCACTCTGGATTGCACTCTCTTTGTACACCGCCAGTTTCATTGCAGAGATCGTGCGTTCCGGGATTCTGTCGGTCAGTAAGGGCCAGACAGAAGCGGCCAAGGCATTGGGGCTTCCCAATGGCCTGAGCCTGCGGCTGGTTGTCATTCCCCAGGCCATGCGGGTGATCATCCCACCACTGACCAGCCAGTACCTCAACCTGGTAAAGAACTCATCGCTCGCGACCGCGATCGGTTATCCCGATCTCGTCGCGGTATTCATGGGAACGACCCTGAACCAGACAGGACAGGCGGTCGAGGTCGTGGCGATTACGATGGCGGTATATCTCACCATCAGTCTGCTGATCTCCCTGTTCATGAATATCTACAACCGGGCCGTGGCGATTAAGGAGCGATGA
- a CDS encoding amino acid ABC transporter substrate-binding protein: protein MLKVRSIAAGAALVISTLASSHAFAASTLDAVKEKGHLQCGVTNGLPGFSQPDQDGNWTGIDVDTCRAVAAAVFADAKAVEFTPLTAKERFTALQSGEIDMLSRNTTWTLTRDASLGLNFAGVNYYDGQGFLINKGIGVDDATQLSGATICIQSGTTTELNLSDYFRAKGMDFKPIVFDTSEQTVQGFSAGRCDVLTSDRSQLAALRSKLADPDSAKILPNTISKEPLGPVVRQGDDQWFNIVKWVLAVQINAEELGVTSANVDDMLKSDNPNVQRLLGTDGDMGAKLGLPDDFGYEIIKSVGNYGEMYARNVGPDTPLGLDRGINALWTDGGILYAPPVR, encoded by the coding sequence ATGCTCAAAGTCCGATCGATTGCTGCAGGTGCAGCACTAGTTATCAGTACGCTTGCTTCCTCCCACGCCTTCGCCGCCTCAACCCTCGATGCCGTTAAAGAAAAAGGCCACCTCCAGTGTGGTGTAACCAACGGTCTGCCGGGCTTCAGTCAACCGGATCAAGACGGTAACTGGACCGGTATTGACGTGGATACCTGTCGGGCGGTGGCTGCTGCGGTCTTTGCTGATGCAAAAGCCGTTGAATTTACCCCCCTGACTGCCAAAGAGCGTTTTACTGCTCTGCAATCCGGCGAAATTGACATGCTGTCGCGCAACACCACATGGACGCTGACCCGGGATGCCTCCCTCGGCCTCAACTTCGCAGGCGTCAATTACTATGATGGTCAGGGGTTCCTGATCAACAAAGGTATCGGTGTCGACGATGCAACCCAGCTGAGCGGCGCGACCATTTGTATCCAGTCCGGCACGACCACCGAGCTGAACCTGTCGGACTATTTCCGTGCCAAGGGCATGGACTTCAAGCCAATCGTATTCGATACCTCTGAACAAACAGTACAGGGGTTTTCGGCAGGTCGTTGTGATGTGCTGACTTCCGACCGTTCCCAGTTGGCAGCACTGCGTTCAAAGCTGGCTGATCCCGATTCCGCGAAGATCCTGCCGAACACCATTTCCAAAGAGCCGCTGGGCCCCGTTGTCCGTCAGGGTGACGACCAGTGGTTCAATATCGTGAAATGGGTTCTCGCGGTTCAGATCAACGCTGAAGAGCTGGGTGTAACCAGTGCCAATGTTGATGACATGCTGAAGTCAGATAACCCCAATGTTCAGCGTTTGTTGGGTACCGACGGAGATATGGGCGCAAAGCTCGGCCTCCCGGATGATTTCGGATACGAGATCATCAAGAGCGTTGGCAACTACGGCGAGATGTATGCTCGCAATGTGGGGCCCGACACCCCGCTGGGTCTTGATCGTGGCATCAACGCGCTCTGGACCGACGGCGGCATCCTCTACGCACCGCCGGTTCGTTAA
- a CDS encoding peroxiredoxin: MTSIPENTPAPTDDGACDHLQGQALPNVTLTSSEGRAVSIGSLAGTVVLYFYPRTGRPDRPSPDGWAQIPGALGCTPQACAFRDHHKEMTDLGVQVFGVSTQDSGYQQEAVERLGISFELLSDESLELARALELPLFTVEGVTLNKRVTLIAKNGEIQKVFYPVFPPDDHVYEVIDWLKDSSH; encoded by the coding sequence ATGACAAGCATCCCTGAAAATACCCCGGCGCCGACGGACGATGGTGCCTGTGATCACCTGCAAGGGCAGGCTCTGCCGAACGTCACGCTGACCAGCTCCGAAGGGCGCGCGGTCAGTATTGGCAGCCTGGCGGGCACCGTTGTGCTCTACTTCTATCCCCGTACCGGTCGCCCGGACCGCCCATCGCCGGACGGCTGGGCCCAGATTCCTGGAGCACTCGGCTGCACGCCCCAAGCCTGCGCCTTCCGGGATCATCACAAGGAAATGACTGATCTGGGGGTACAGGTGTTTGGTGTCAGCACCCAGGATTCCGGGTATCAGCAGGAGGCGGTGGAACGGCTCGGTATCTCCTTTGAACTGCTGAGTGATGAGAGTCTGGAATTGGCACGGGCGCTGGAGCTTCCCCTGTTTACCGTTGAAGGCGTGACCCTGAACAAGCGCGTCACGCTCATTGCCAAAAATGGCGAAATCCAGAAGGTGTTCTATCCGGTGTTTCCGCCGGATGATCATGTCTATGAGGTGATTGATTGGTTAAAGGATTCTTCCCACTGA
- a CDS encoding outer membrane beta-barrel protein, which translates to MKNALICSALCAALASGVAHADNHGSAGSNGLTTNDLVANGYAEARLGFADMDLSDDAIVVAGTFGTALDQILPGLGAEAELTLTAADAEQSTTVLGTTYKAEASYFALGGYATYTLSLDQQVKGLELLGRAGLVYVDREVKVSGMSASDSEIELGVGIGARYNLQNNLAIVGRYDTYDIDVLSIGATYRF; encoded by the coding sequence ATGAAGAACGCATTGATTTGCTCGGCTCTGTGCGCCGCTCTTGCTTCCGGCGTGGCCCACGCCGATAACCATGGCAGCGCTGGCTCTAACGGCCTGACCACCAACGATCTGGTTGCAAACGGTTATGCCGAAGCACGCCTCGGCTTTGCCGATATGGATCTGAGCGATGATGCCATTGTTGTCGCGGGTACATTTGGCACGGCTCTGGACCAGATTCTGCCGGGCCTGGGTGCTGAAGCCGAGCTGACACTGACAGCTGCGGATGCCGAGCAAAGCACAACCGTCCTCGGCACAACCTACAAAGCAGAAGCTAGTTATTTTGCGCTGGGCGGTTACGCCACCTACACCCTGAGCCTGGATCAGCAAGTCAAGGGGCTGGAACTGCTGGGACGGGCCGGCCTGGTATACGTCGACCGTGAAGTGAAAGTAAGTGGAATGTCCGCCAGCGATTCCGAAATCGAACTCGGCGTCGGTATTGGTGCCCGCTACAACCTGCAAAACAATCTGGCCATTGTCGGCCGCTACGACACCTACGACATCGATGTTCTGAGCATCGGTGCCACCTACCGGTTCTGA
- a CDS encoding thioesterase family protein, which translates to MFTLEIEPRFSDTDALGHISNTSLPVWFEQGRTPIFRIFHPTLEVKTWPLILARLEIDLLAQSYWHMPVEIRTGVGDIGNSSFRVIQEAWQDGKKIARGVSVLIHFDYDHEKSVPIPDEIKAKLAEHVME; encoded by the coding sequence ATGTTCACACTCGAGATTGAACCCAGGTTCAGCGACACCGATGCCCTGGGGCATATCAGCAATACGTCATTGCCCGTTTGGTTCGAGCAGGGCCGTACACCGATCTTCCGGATCTTCCACCCGACGCTGGAAGTGAAAACCTGGCCGCTGATCCTGGCCCGCCTGGAAATTGATCTGCTGGCCCAGAGTTACTGGCATATGCCCGTGGAAATCCGCACCGGTGTCGGTGACATCGGCAACAGTTCTTTCCGGGTGATCCAGGAAGCCTGGCAGGACGGCAAGAAGATTGCCCGAGGCGTGTCAGTGCTGATCCACTTCGATTACGACCATGAGAAATCAGTTCCGATTCCCGACGAAATCAAGGCGAAATTGGCCGAGCACGTTATGGAATAA
- a CDS encoding ABC transporter permease yields MRALDTLGMSVQAIARNKLRSFLTTLGIIIGVASVVAMVHLGQSATRSVTEQIASIGSNLLFVMPGTAQRGPGGLRTTAENFELADVEAIRNEVDGILVAPALTTSATVVVGNANDTIPVIGTTNEYFSVRNHYLDYGREFEDGELSSGAAVCIIGKTLIEEMFLGQEALGANIRVGRTACRVIGVLEEKGESMGQDRDKTILMPVKAVQRRLVGELDVSAIYVSAMVDGSTGLVQEQIESLLRQRRNPVNGGADDFYVRDTQDIAQALESTTNTLTILLGAIAAVSLLVGGIGIMNIMLVSVTERTREIGIRLAIGARARDVLTQFLVESIALSTLGGVIGLVIGVGGTWLVTWQLNMPFVISPTVMAVGFSFSVAIGIIFGYFPARKAALLNPIDALRHE; encoded by the coding sequence GTGAGGGCGCTGGATACCCTGGGCATGTCGGTGCAGGCCATTGCCCGCAACAAACTGCGTTCCTTTCTTACCACCTTGGGCATCATCATCGGCGTGGCCAGTGTGGTGGCCATGGTGCATCTGGGGCAGTCTGCGACCCGCAGCGTGACCGAGCAGATTGCCAGCATCGGCTCCAACCTGTTATTTGTCATGCCGGGTACCGCCCAACGGGGCCCAGGTGGCCTGCGAACTACTGCGGAGAACTTCGAACTGGCCGATGTCGAAGCCATCCGCAACGAGGTGGACGGCATCCTGGTTGCCCCCGCGCTCACCACCAGTGCCACGGTGGTTGTCGGTAATGCCAACGACACCATACCGGTGATCGGCACCACCAACGAGTACTTTTCGGTACGGAACCATTACCTGGATTACGGCCGCGAGTTCGAGGATGGCGAACTGTCTTCCGGAGCGGCGGTGTGCATTATCGGCAAGACCCTTATTGAGGAGATGTTCCTCGGGCAGGAGGCACTAGGGGCGAACATCCGGGTCGGGAGAACGGCTTGCCGGGTCATCGGTGTGCTGGAAGAAAAAGGCGAGTCCATGGGCCAAGACCGGGACAAAACCATTCTGATGCCGGTCAAGGCGGTCCAGCGCCGGCTGGTGGGTGAGCTGGACGTCAGTGCAATCTACGTGTCCGCGATGGTGGATGGCTCCACGGGGCTGGTGCAGGAGCAGATAGAGTCCCTGTTGCGCCAGCGCCGAAATCCGGTCAACGGTGGTGCTGATGATTTCTACGTGCGGGATACCCAGGACATCGCCCAGGCCCTGGAGAGTACCACCAACACCCTGACGATCCTGCTGGGCGCCATTGCCGCCGTCAGCCTACTGGTAGGCGGCATCGGTATCATGAACATCATGCTGGTATCGGTCACCGAGCGGACCCGGGAAATCGGGATAAGACTGGCAATCGGGGCGAGGGCCCGGGATGTGCTGACCCAGTTCCTGGTGGAATCCATTGCCCTGTCCACCCTCGGCGGTGTTATCGGCCTTGTCATCGGAGTGGGTGGCACCTGGCTTGTAACCTGGCAATTGAACATGCCCTTTGTCATTTCCCCCACGGTGATGGCCGTCGGATTTTCATTTTCCGTGGCGATCGGGATCATCTTCGGGTATTTTCCAGCGCGTAAAGCCGCCTTGCTCAACCCCATCGACGCACTGCGGCACGAATAA
- a CDS encoding ABC transporter ATP-binding protein yields the protein MTESGNVGGSATPQSAPSVVEMRDIYKIYGSGATEVRALDGVSLSIRAGEFVAIMGPSGSGKSTCMNILGCLDVPTSGEYWFRGVEVGGLGRDELALLRRNFMGFVFQSFNLLPRTSALSNVELPLIYEGVRPAQRHEVAMKALTTVGLAERAHATSAQLSGGQQQRVAIARALVTEPPVLLADEPTGNLDTAMAGEIMKELVSVREQKGITILMVTHEPDIARYADRVLFFTDGKLIRDGAPAEVIP from the coding sequence ATGACTGAATCTGGTAATGTCGGCGGGTCGGCCACGCCTCAATCCGCGCCATCCGTAGTGGAGATGCGCGATATTTACAAGATTTACGGCAGCGGTGCGACCGAGGTTCGTGCCCTGGATGGAGTGAGCCTGAGCATCCGGGCGGGGGAGTTCGTTGCCATCATGGGGCCGTCGGGCTCTGGCAAGTCCACCTGCATGAATATTCTGGGGTGCCTGGATGTGCCAACTTCCGGGGAATACTGGTTCCGGGGAGTTGAGGTCGGTGGCCTCGGCCGGGATGAACTGGCCCTGCTGCGCCGCAACTTCATGGGCTTCGTGTTCCAGAGTTTCAACCTGCTGCCCCGCACCAGTGCCCTGAGTAATGTAGAACTGCCGCTGATTTATGAAGGCGTCCGGCCAGCGCAGCGTCATGAGGTGGCGATGAAGGCGCTCACCACGGTTGGCCTGGCCGAACGGGCCCATGCGACCTCTGCCCAGCTTTCCGGGGGGCAGCAACAAAGGGTGGCGATTGCCCGTGCCCTGGTGACCGAACCACCGGTTCTGCTGGCGGATGAGCCTACCGGCAACCTGGACACCGCCATGGCCGGGGAGATCATGAAGGAACTCGTTTCTGTCCGTGAACAGAAGGGAATCACGATTCTCATGGTGACCCATGAGCCGGACATCGCCCGCTATGCGGACCGGGTGCTTTTTTTCACCGATGGCAAGCTGATCCGGGACGGAGCACCGGCGGAGGTGATTCCGTGA
- a CDS encoding efflux RND transporter periplasmic adaptor subunit, whose product MQERESPSQREMADEVNRVIRSQRKRGRAGRLIWLLVFAGLVVIAGWWLWPDDGEVQWQTHHLDRGDMVLTATATGSLEPKSEVTVGAEISGLITQVMVDENDQVTEGQVLALFDTDELEVALEQAEAQLALSRASVAEAEATLQEAQVDERRISALRERGTTAQAELDAAIAVRKRAEAKLAYARASVRQAEAAVLQARTRLEKTVITSPINGVVLQRSIEPGNTVAASFQTPVLFLLAEDLKAMELHVSMDEADVGMVAAGQMATFTVDAWSGREFSAEVLKVHLYPAVENNVVTYTTVLSVDNSEGLLKPGMTATATIETGRREEVLRVPNMAFRFTPPSTDGGGGGLFSHPGARAGSNRSGPSNTVWVLRDGKPSRVVVQTGASDGRYTELPGDELAEGDEVITGMQAAVTP is encoded by the coding sequence ATGCAGGAGAGAGAGAGTCCATCCCAACGGGAAATGGCGGACGAAGTCAATCGGGTTATCCGTTCGCAGCGCAAGCGGGGCAGGGCCGGGCGGCTGATATGGCTGCTGGTGTTTGCGGGACTGGTGGTGATTGCTGGTTGGTGGCTGTGGCCCGATGACGGCGAGGTGCAGTGGCAGACCCACCATCTGGACCGGGGCGATATGGTGCTGACTGCCACCGCTACCGGAAGCCTGGAGCCCAAGAGTGAAGTTACCGTGGGCGCCGAGATATCGGGCCTGATCACGCAGGTCATGGTGGACGAGAATGACCAGGTGACCGAAGGCCAGGTATTGGCTCTGTTTGACACCGATGAGCTGGAGGTGGCACTGGAACAGGCGGAGGCCCAGCTTGCGCTGTCACGGGCTTCAGTGGCAGAGGCCGAAGCGACGCTCCAGGAAGCGCAGGTGGATGAAAGGCGGATCAGCGCATTGCGTGAACGGGGTACCACTGCCCAGGCGGAGCTGGATGCCGCCATTGCTGTTCGCAAGCGGGCCGAAGCCAAGCTGGCCTATGCCCGAGCGTCGGTAAGGCAGGCGGAGGCGGCGGTGCTTCAGGCCCGGACCCGGCTCGAAAAAACGGTGATTACCTCACCCATCAACGGGGTGGTTCTGCAGCGGAGCATCGAACCCGGCAATACCGTGGCAGCCAGTTTCCAGACCCCGGTGCTGTTCCTGCTGGCGGAGGACCTGAAAGCCATGGAGCTGCACGTGTCCATGGATGAGGCCGATGTCGGGATGGTGGCAGCCGGCCAGATGGCAACCTTTACCGTGGACGCCTGGTCCGGCCGGGAGTTCTCTGCCGAAGTGCTCAAGGTTCACCTTTACCCGGCCGTCGAGAACAACGTGGTCACCTACACCACGGTACTTTCCGTGGATAACAGCGAAGGGTTGCTCAAGCCAGGCATGACGGCCACCGCCACCATCGAAACCGGCCGTCGGGAGGAGGTCCTGCGGGTACCGAACATGGCATTCCGCTTTACTCCGCCGTCGACCGATGGCGGTGGTGGCGGCCTGTTCAGCCATCCCGGTGCCCGGGCCGGATCAAATCGATCCGGGCCCTCAAACACGGTCTGGGTGCTTCGCGACGGGAAGCCGTCCCGGGTGGTCGTGCAAACCGGGGCCTCCGACGGCCGCTACACGGAACTGCCCGGTGACGAACTGGCGGAGGGTGACGAAGTGATTACCGGCATGCAGGCGGCGGTAACTCCATGA
- a CDS encoding ion transporter, with protein MPTLKPAKLGLRTRLFQLIFESDTPVAKAFDIALVILIFLSVAIVMLNSIDEYHERFGEVFYYTEWVITVIFTIELALRIYCLEKPGLYLKSFYGVIDVLAVLPTWLVLLFPGAQVLVVVRLLRALRLFRVLEMMTLEGEKRLLWGALVRSRHQIGIFLFTVIMLVTIFSSVLYLIEPAEAGFTSIPKAIYWGIVTLTTVGYGDITPVTALGQFISVAIMLIGYSIIALPVGIFSAEVIRALQKERYSDEACPGCGKHRHEQDARYCKYCGTWLDEETPDPRKKAKSPEA; from the coding sequence ATGCCAACCTTGAAACCCGCCAAACTGGGCCTGCGAACACGCCTTTTCCAGCTGATCTTCGAGTCGGACACACCGGTCGCCAAGGCATTTGATATTGCCCTGGTGATTCTGATTTTCCTCAGCGTAGCCATCGTGATGCTGAACAGCATTGACGAGTATCACGAACGTTTCGGAGAGGTGTTCTATTACACCGAGTGGGTCATTACCGTCATATTCACCATTGAACTGGCCCTGAGGATTTACTGCCTGGAGAAACCGGGGCTCTACCTGAAGAGCTTTTACGGCGTCATCGATGTGCTGGCGGTCCTGCCCACCTGGCTGGTTTTACTGTTCCCCGGTGCGCAGGTACTGGTCGTTGTGCGTCTGCTTCGGGCGCTACGGCTGTTCAGGGTTCTGGAAATGATGACGCTGGAGGGTGAAAAGCGTTTGCTCTGGGGCGCGCTGGTGCGCAGCCGGCACCAGATAGGGATTTTCCTGTTCACGGTCATTATGCTGGTGACCATCTTTTCGTCGGTGCTGTACCTGATCGAACCTGCAGAAGCAGGCTTTACCAGCATTCCGAAGGCCATATACTGGGGCATCGTCACCCTGACCACCGTCGGCTATGGGGACATCACTCCCGTGACAGCCCTTGGGCAGTTCATCTCCGTCGCCATCATGCTTATCGGTTATTCAATCATCGCGTTGCCGGTGGGCATTTTTTCAGCCGAGGTCATCCGGGCTCTTCAGAAGGAGCGGTATTCCGATGAGGCCTGCCCTGGCTGTGGCAAGCACCGGCACGAGCAGGACGCCCGCTACTGCAAGTACTGCGGGACCTGGCTGGATGAAGAGACACCGGATCCCCGCAAGAAGGCAAAAAGCCCCGAGGCCTGA
- a CDS encoding ferredoxin--NADP reductase: protein MSNLMKETVTSVHHWNDTLFSFKTSRDPGFRFKNGHFVMIGLETDGKPLMRAYSIASANYEEELEFFSIKVPDGPLTSRLQQIKPGDEILLSKKPTGTLVLDNLLPGKNLWLISTGTGLAPFMSIIKDPEVYEAFDKVILTHGVRYISELAYQKEIEELPENEFFGEMVKGNLLYYPTVTREPFRNEGRLTDAMESGKITRDLGLPDFNPDTDRFMICGSPSMLKDTCAILDKMGFREARGGDMGHYVIERAFVEQ from the coding sequence ATGAGCAACCTGATGAAAGAAACGGTCACCAGCGTCCATCACTGGAACGACACCCTGTTCAGCTTCAAGACCAGCCGCGATCCGGGTTTCCGGTTCAAGAACGGTCATTTTGTGATGATCGGCCTCGAGACCGATGGCAAGCCGCTGATGCGCGCCTACAGTATCGCCAGCGCCAATTACGAGGAAGAGCTGGAATTCTTCTCCATCAAGGTTCCGGACGGCCCGCTGACCTCCCGCCTGCAGCAGATCAAGCCGGGCGATGAGATCCTGCTCAGCAAGAAGCCGACCGGAACTCTGGTGCTGGACAACCTGCTGCCTGGCAAAAACCTCTGGCTGATCAGCACCGGCACCGGTCTGGCACCGTTCATGAGCATCATCAAGGACCCGGAAGTCTACGAGGCGTTTGACAAGGTGATCCTCACCCACGGCGTGCGCTACATCTCCGAGCTGGCCTATCAGAAGGAGATCGAGGAGCTGCCGGAGAACGAATTCTTTGGCGAAATGGTCAAAGGCAATCTGTTGTACTACCCGACAGTCACCCGAGAGCCGTTCCGTAACGAGGGCCGCCTGACCGACGCCATGGAATCCGGCAAGATCACCCGGGATCTGGGACTGCCGGACTTCAATCCGGACACTGATCGCTTCATGATCTGCGGCAGCCCGAGCATGCTCAAGGACACCTGTGCAATCCTGGACAAGATGGGATTCCGTGAGGCCCGGGGCGGTGACATGGGTCATTACGTGATCGAGCGGGCGTTCGTGGAGCAGTAA